The genome window ATTTTTGAAATTAATTTCTGAATTTTATTGGTTGAAGTTATGCGTTACTTTGAATTATTTGCAATACCAGTTGATTACAATATTGATTTAGCAACGGTTAACAAGCACTACTTGGAATTACAGCGTACTGTACATCCAGATCGCCACGCGAATGCGAGCAGCCGCGATAAGTTAATGGCAGTGCAAAGTGCCGCCGAAATTAACGATGCACTACAAACATTAAAGCACCCAGTAAAACGTGCTGAGTATATGTTGAGCGAGCTAGGCGTTGATATTCGTGCAGAGCAGCAAACCTTGCAAGATCCAATGTTTTTAATGCAGCAAATGGAACTTCGCGAAGAGCTTGAAGAGCTAACATCGTCGCGCGATCCTGATACCGCCATTGCAAATTTTGAAAAACAAATTAAGCAACTAAACACGCAGTACAGTGCACAACTTGCCGAGCAACTCGCAAGTAACGATGAGCAGCAATATCAACTTGCCGCAGATAATAT of Pseudoalteromonas arctica A 37-1-2 contains these proteins:
- the hscB gene encoding co-chaperone HscB gives rise to the protein MRYFELFAIPVDYNIDLATVNKHYLELQRTVHPDRHANASSRDKLMAVQSAAEINDALQTLKHPVKRAEYMLSELGVDIRAEQQTLQDPMFLMQQMELREELEELTSSRDPDTAIANFEKQIKQLNTQYSAQLAEQLASNDEQQYQLAADNIRKLKFVYKLRDELERIEDSLFDD